In Vogesella indigofera, a single window of DNA contains:
- the mfd gene encoding transcription-repair coupling factor → MTSSLRSWPASGQRTRLARPAGSADSALIAALPHPGQPVLILTASAQDAQRLQAELPFFRPELRIALLPDWETLPYDHFSPHSDLVSERLATLWQIRNGECDVVIAPVSTVITRLSPVSFLLSRTFWLKQKQRLDVDKLRADMVTGGYQHVSQVVAPGEFSLRGGLIDLFPMGSTLPYRIDLFDDEIDSLKTFDPDTQRTLYPVPEIRLLPAREYPTDEAGVTAFRQHYREKMEGDPSKSRIYKDVSANLWPAGIEYYLPLFFEHSATLFDYLGTAANVIVHGDVLAEAEGFWRDAQSRYNMAGGNPERPVLPPGELFLRPDELMGALKPYPRIELANDGEPLGDYLPLPDLGVERRADNPLTKLDLFLRRYGGRVLIAAESLGRRETLFQFLRDNGIQPQPVDNWQQFADGRQPLALAATPLFNGFELHHAAIAIVTEAELYQHIARSHGKRRKSAASSDAMLRDLAEVKVGDPVVHEAHGIGRYMGLVSIDLGDGQTEMMQLEYAEGATLYVPVAQLQLISRYAGRASDDVQLHRLGNPAWEKAKKKAAEKARDTAAELLNLYAQRAAREGHAFTLSHHDYDAFAAGFGFEETIDQAAAIEAVIGDMTSGRPMDRLVCGDVGFGKTEVALRAAFVAVMGGKQVAVLVPTTLLAEQHFQNFSDRFADWPVRIAELSRFKSAKEVKQAMEGLAAGSIDIVIGTHKLVQPDVSFHNLGLVIIDEEHRFGVRQKEQLKRLRANVDVLTLTATPIPRTLSMALEGLREFSAITTAPSRRLAVKTFVSPISNGIIREAMLREFKRGGQVFFLHNEVDTIENMREKLAELVPEARIAVAHGQLRERELEQVMRDFLQQRFNVLLCSTIIETGIDIPNANTILINRADKFGLAQLHQLRGRVGRSHHQAYAYLLSGDGMTRDAQKRLEAIQASEELGAGFYLAMHDLEIRGAGEVLGEGQSGEMQEVGFSLFTEMLKQAVRDLKKGREPDLDAPLGVTTEINLHSPALLPDEYCPGVHERLIIYKRLATCDADDEIDTIHEELIDRFGLPPQSVKTLIESHRLRLAAKVIGIQKLDASEVALQLTFIKNPPIDPMKIIQLIQTKRNYKLAGQDKLRVESSIPDVAMRIVRVKELLKELG, encoded by the coding sequence ATGACCTCCTCTTTGCGATCGTGGCCCGCCAGCGGGCAAAGAACCCGGCTGGCACGGCCGGCGGGCAGTGCCGACAGCGCGCTCATTGCTGCGCTGCCGCATCCGGGACAGCCGGTTTTGATCCTCACCGCCAGCGCGCAGGACGCGCAGCGGCTGCAGGCCGAGCTGCCGTTCTTCCGCCCCGAGCTGCGCATCGCCCTGCTGCCGGACTGGGAAACGCTGCCCTACGACCACTTTTCGCCGCACAGCGACCTGGTGTCGGAACGGCTGGCCACGCTGTGGCAAATCCGCAATGGCGAGTGCGACGTGGTGATCGCGCCGGTGTCCACCGTCATCACCCGCCTGTCGCCGGTCAGCTTCCTGCTGTCGCGCACCTTCTGGCTGAAGCAGAAGCAGCGGCTGGACGTGGACAAGCTGCGCGCCGACATGGTCACCGGCGGCTACCAGCACGTATCGCAAGTGGTCGCTCCCGGCGAGTTTTCGCTGCGCGGCGGCCTGATCGACCTGTTCCCGATGGGCAGCACGCTGCCCTACCGCATCGACCTGTTCGATGACGAGATCGACAGCCTGAAGACCTTTGATCCGGACACCCAGCGCACGCTGTACCCGGTGCCGGAGATCCGCCTGTTGCCGGCGCGCGAGTACCCCACCGACGAGGCCGGCGTCACCGCCTTCCGCCAGCACTACCGCGAGAAGATGGAAGGCGACCCGTCAAAGAGCCGCATCTACAAGGATGTCTCCGCCAACCTGTGGCCGGCCGGCATCGAGTACTACCTGCCGCTGTTCTTCGAGCACAGCGCCACGCTGTTCGACTACCTCGGCACGGCGGCCAACGTGATCGTGCACGGCGACGTGCTGGCCGAGGCGGAAGGCTTCTGGCGCGACGCGCAGAGCCGCTACAACATGGCCGGCGGCAATCCGGAACGGCCGGTGCTGCCGCCGGGTGAGCTGTTCCTGCGTCCGGACGAGCTGATGGGGGCGCTGAAGCCCTACCCGCGCATCGAGCTGGCCAACGACGGCGAGCCGCTGGGTGACTACCTGCCGCTACCCGATCTCGGCGTCGAGCGCCGCGCCGACAACCCGCTGACCAAGCTCGACCTGTTCCTGCGCCGCTACGGCGGCCGGGTGCTGATCGCCGCCGAGAGCCTCGGCCGCCGCGAGACGCTGTTCCAGTTCCTGCGCGACAACGGCATCCAGCCGCAGCCGGTGGACAACTGGCAGCAGTTCGCCGACGGCCGCCAGCCGCTGGCGCTGGCCGCCACGCCGCTGTTCAACGGCTTCGAGCTGCACCACGCCGCCATCGCCATCGTCACCGAGGCCGAGCTGTACCAGCACATCGCGCGCAGCCACGGCAAGCGCCGCAAGAGCGCGGCCAGCTCCGACGCCATGCTGCGCGATCTGGCTGAGGTCAAGGTCGGCGATCCGGTGGTGCACGAGGCGCACGGCATCGGCCGCTACATGGGCCTGGTGTCGATCGACCTCGGCGACGGCCAGACCGAGATGATGCAGCTGGAGTACGCCGAAGGCGCCACCCTGTACGTGCCGGTGGCGCAGCTGCAGCTGATCAGCCGCTACGCCGGCCGCGCCAGCGACGACGTGCAGCTGCACCGGCTGGGCAATCCGGCGTGGGAAAAGGCCAAGAAAAAAGCCGCCGAGAAGGCACGCGACACCGCCGCCGAGCTGCTCAACCTGTACGCACAGCGCGCCGCGCGAGAGGGCCACGCCTTCACGCTGAGCCACCACGACTATGACGCCTTCGCCGCCGGCTTCGGCTTCGAGGAAACCATCGACCAGGCCGCGGCGATCGAGGCGGTGATCGGCGACATGACCAGCGGCCGGCCGATGGACCGGCTGGTATGCGGCGACGTCGGCTTCGGCAAGACCGAGGTCGCGCTGCGCGCCGCCTTCGTCGCGGTGATGGGCGGCAAGCAGGTGGCGGTGCTGGTGCCCACCACCCTGCTGGCCGAGCAGCACTTCCAGAACTTCTCCGACCGCTTTGCCGACTGGCCGGTGCGCATCGCCGAGCTGTCGCGCTTCAAGAGCGCCAAGGAAGTGAAGCAGGCGATGGAAGGGTTGGCCGCCGGCAGCATCGACATCGTGATCGGCACCCACAAGCTGGTGCAGCCGGATGTCAGCTTCCACAACCTCGGGCTGGTGATCATCGACGAGGAGCACCGCTTCGGCGTGCGGCAGAAGGAGCAGCTGAAACGGCTGCGCGCCAACGTCGACGTGCTGACGCTGACCGCGACGCCGATTCCGCGCACGCTGTCGATGGCGCTGGAAGGGCTGCGCGAGTTCTCCGCCATCACCACCGCGCCGTCGCGCCGCCTGGCGGTGAAGACCTTCGTCAGCCCGATCAGCAACGGCATCATCCGCGAGGCGATGCTGCGCGAATTCAAGCGCGGCGGGCAGGTGTTCTTCCTGCACAACGAGGTCGACACCATCGAGAACATGCGCGAGAAGCTGGCCGAGCTGGTGCCGGAGGCGCGCATCGCCGTCGCCCACGGCCAGCTGCGCGAGCGCGAGCTGGAACAGGTGATGCGCGATTTCCTGCAGCAGCGCTTCAACGTGCTGCTGTGCTCCACCATCATAGAGACCGGCATCGACATCCCCAACGCCAACACCATCCTGATCAACCGCGCCGACAAGTTCGGCCTCGCCCAGCTGCACCAGCTGCGCGGCAGGGTTGGCCGCAGCCACCACCAGGCCTACGCCTACCTGCTGTCCGGCGACGGCATGACCCGCGACGCGCAGAAACGGCTGGAAGCGATCCAGGCCTCGGAAGAGCTGGGCGCCGGCTTCTATCTGGCGATGCACGATCTGGAAATCCGCGGCGCCGGCGAGGTGCTGGGCGAGGGCCAGTCCGGCGAGATGCAGGAAGTCGGTTTCAGCCTGTTTACCGAGATGCTGAAGCAGGCGGTGCGCGACCTGAAAAAGGGCCGCGAGCCGGATCTGGACGCGCCGCTGGGCGTCACCACCGAGATCAACCTGCACAGCCCGGCGCTGCTGCCGGACGAGTACTGCCCCGGCGTGCACGAGCGGCTGATCATCTACAAGCGCCTCGCGACCTGCGACGCCGACGACGAGATCGACACCATCCACGAGGAGCTGATCGACCGCTTCGGCCTGCCGCCGCAAAGCGTGAAGACGCTGATCGAAAGCCACCGCCTGCGGCTGGCGGCGAAGGTGATCGGCATCCAGAAGCTGGACGCCAGCGAGGTGGCGCTGCAGCTGACCTTCATCAAGAACCCGCCCATCGACCCGATGAAGATCATCCAGCTGATCCAGACCAAGCGTAACTACAAGCTGGCCGGCCAGGACAAGCTGCGGGTGGAAAGCAGCATCCCGGACGTGGCGATGCGCATCGTGCGGGTGAAGGAGCTGCTGAAGGAACTGGGCTGA
- a CDS encoding BPSL1445 family SYLF domain-containing lipoprotein, protein MQVRKLGVALGVALSLLAGCTTTGGGHLTTTQANRDATSIANEKREIDSAYDSTLTRLYGNARGSQELVAKAKGVLVFPSVIAAGLVVGAEYGKGALRMDGKPAGYYQTVSGSFGWQIGAQSKAVIFLFMTQDALNKFRTGNGWTVGADASVALLNVGANGEIDLNTAMQPVIGFVMTNSGLMANLTLEGTRITKLDM, encoded by the coding sequence ATGCAAGTTCGCAAACTGGGCGTCGCGCTCGGCGTCGCCCTGTCGCTACTGGCCGGCTGCACCACCACCGGCGGCGGCCATCTCACCACCACGCAGGCCAACCGCGACGCCACCAGCATCGCTAATGAAAAACGCGAGATCGACAGCGCCTACGACAGCACCCTGACCCGGCTGTACGGCAACGCGCGCGGCTCGCAGGAACTGGTGGCCAAGGCCAAGGGCGTGCTGGTGTTCCCGTCGGTGATCGCCGCCGGGCTGGTGGTGGGCGCCGAATACGGCAAGGGCGCACTGCGCATGGACGGCAAACCCGCCGGCTACTACCAGACCGTCAGCGGCTCCTTTGGCTGGCAGATCGGCGCGCAATCCAAGGCGGTGATCTTCCTGTTCATGACCCAGGACGCGCTCAACAAATTCCGCACCGGCAACGGCTGGACCGTGGGGGCCGATGCCTCTGTCGCGCTGCTCAATGTCGGTGCCAACGGCGAGATCGACCTCAATACCGCGATGCAGCCGGTGATCGGCTTCGTGATGACCAACAGCGGGCTGATGGCCAACCTGACGCTGGAAGGCACCCGCATCACCAAGCTGGACATGTAG
- a CDS encoding substrate-binding periplasmic protein, with translation MKQTLRHGWPLLLAMASWPVAAQPPITLHYYERPPFMLRQAHGGVSGLTADRARRAFARAGIPIRWALTPAKRQLALLRANGGHDCAVGWFRTPQRQAYALFSRAIYQDRGVVLIARSQLLPPAGSTLEQLLANDRLHLLYKDGLTYGSYVQSKLGMAKADIHYSTMEQTQLLRMVAAGRADAMFATREEAEMLLTSGETGHGALQLLAFPDVGAGDTRHILCSRRVGDALMQRLNAAIATEIRLALR, from the coding sequence ATGAAACAGACACTGCGGCACGGCTGGCCGCTGCTGCTGGCCATGGCGTCGTGGCCGGTGGCGGCACAGCCGCCGATCACGCTGCACTACTACGAGCGGCCTCCGTTCATGCTGCGGCAGGCGCATGGCGGTGTCAGCGGGCTGACCGCCGATCGCGCGCGGCGCGCCTTTGCCCGCGCCGGCATCCCGATCCGCTGGGCGCTGACGCCGGCCAAGCGCCAGCTCGCCCTGCTGCGCGCCAATGGCGGCCACGACTGCGCCGTCGGCTGGTTCCGTACTCCGCAGCGGCAGGCCTACGCGCTGTTCAGCCGCGCCATCTACCAGGATCGCGGCGTGGTGCTGATCGCGCGCAGCCAGCTGCTGCCGCCGGCCGGCAGCACGCTGGAACAGCTGCTGGCCAATGACCGCCTGCACCTGCTGTACAAGGACGGGCTGACCTACGGCAGCTATGTGCAGAGCAAGCTGGGCATGGCCAAGGCCGATATCCACTACAGCACCATGGAACAGACGCAGCTGCTGCGCATGGTGGCGGCCGGCCGCGCCGATGCCATGTTCGCCACCCGCGAAGAAGCGGAAATGCTGCTCACCAGCGGCGAAACCGGCCACGGCGCGCTGCAGCTGTTGGCGTTTCCCGACGTCGGCGCCGGTGACACGCGCCACATCCTGTGCAGCCGCCGCGTCGGCGACGCGCTGATGCAGCGGCTGAATGCCGCCATCGCAACCGAAATCCGGCTGGCGCTGCGCTAA
- a CDS encoding Clp protease ClpP: MHQPHLIPSATLEEDEDDDSKKVPLFRRYETQGVIRQISFYLSGEIGSPIHYTDLLYTLRSTSESDIVFLHLNTQGGNFDTGLQIINNIAASPAHVITILEARAYSMGALIFLAGDELIVHDTCQLMFHNYSSALIGKGNEQQAQVMASGKWFEKVMRHVCMPFLSAEELERIFRGEDIWLDTDDIRRRLHRIQQGLPTTAPRKPRAKKSE; the protein is encoded by the coding sequence ATGCACCAGCCACACCTCATCCCAAGCGCCACGCTGGAAGAAGACGAAGACGACGACAGCAAGAAGGTGCCGCTGTTCCGCCGCTACGAAACCCAGGGCGTGATCCGCCAGATCTCGTTCTACCTGTCCGGCGAGATCGGCTCGCCTATCCACTACACCGACCTGCTGTACACGCTGCGCAGCACCAGCGAATCCGACATCGTTTTCCTGCACCTCAACACCCAGGGCGGCAATTTCGATACCGGGCTGCAGATCATCAACAACATCGCCGCCAGCCCGGCGCACGTGATCACCATCCTGGAGGCGCGCGCCTACTCGATGGGTGCGCTGATCTTCCTCGCCGGCGACGAGCTGATCGTGCACGACACCTGCCAGCTGATGTTCCACAACTACTCGTCGGCGCTGATCGGCAAGGGCAACGAGCAGCAGGCGCAGGTGATGGCCAGCGGCAAGTGGTTCGAGAAGGTGATGCGCCACGTGTGCATGCCCTTCCTCAGCGCGGAGGAGCTGGAGCGCATTTTCCGCGGCGAGGACATCTGGCTCGATACCGATGACATCCGCCGCCGCCTGCACCGCATCCAGCAAGGGCTGCCGACCACCGCGCCGCGCAAGCCGCGCGCCAAGAAAAGCGAGTGA
- a CDS encoding CHAD domain-containing protein translates to MSASARRILKRRLARYRRDILLARQQLSAADNGEALHQLRIGLRQLRSLLRGLSTLPGAAPLLRLSVQLRQLACAGNDWRDREVRLALLQQAAGAADSRAFAAWRRREVTALQAGRLDVQQQAMVLDQLLPALRRACAPLLAQRNRRLRRTLRRALLQTRRRYRRARRDWQRQPGDALLAHRLRLLAKRLRYQIEAGGKLLGQRWRQRAQRARDWQQQLGDERDRQLLLQSIERDHIPLPAAARRWLEQGTGTNLGGLLQAASAS, encoded by the coding sequence ATGTCCGCCTCTGCCCGCCGTATCCTGAAACGACGACTTGCCCGCTATCGCCGCGACATCCTGCTGGCACGGCAGCAGCTGAGCGCGGCCGACAATGGCGAAGCGCTGCACCAGCTGCGCATCGGCCTGCGCCAGTTGCGCAGCCTGCTGCGCGGCCTGAGTACCTTGCCCGGCGCGGCGCCGCTGTTGCGGCTGTCGGTGCAGTTGCGACAGCTGGCCTGCGCCGGCAATGACTGGCGCGACCGCGAGGTACGGCTGGCACTGCTGCAACAGGCGGCCGGCGCGGCCGACAGCCGCGCCTTTGCCGCCTGGCGCCGGCGCGAGGTGACGGCGCTGCAGGCCGGGCGGCTGGACGTGCAGCAGCAGGCGATGGTGCTGGACCAACTGCTGCCGGCCTTGCGGCGCGCCTGCGCTCCGCTGCTGGCCCAGCGCAACCGGCGCCTGCGGCGCACGCTGCGGCGGGCGCTGTTGCAGACGCGGCGCCGCTATCGCCGCGCCCGTCGCGACTGGCAGCGGCAACCGGGTGATGCCTTGCTGGCGCACCGGTTACGGCTGCTGGCCAAGCGGCTGCGTTACCAGATCGAGGCCGGCGGCAAGCTGTTGGGCCAGCGCTGGCGGCAGCGAGCACAGCGTGCCCGCGACTGGCAGCAGCAGCTGGGTGACGAGCGCGACCGGCAGCTGCTGTTGCAGAGCATCGAGCGCGATCACATCCCGCTGCCGGCGGCGGCGCGGCGCTGGCTGGAGCAGGGTACTGGCACCAATCTTGGCGGCTTGCTGCAGGCGGCCAGCGCATCCTGA
- a CDS encoding DMT family transporter, whose product MLPYIALTTAMLLWASSFIALKIVFQVFDPLFVLFCRMVIATALLLPLMAWQGSRWHYRAGDWKWILLLGLCEPCLYFLFEAQALLYTSASQAGLITATLPVLAALGALLFLRERLGQRAWCGIAISLLGVAWLTLTSESSAAAPNPLLGNTLEFLAMVCATGYVLMAKKLSSRYSALAITAIQTVMGCVWFGISLLTPWASWPQAFPADAVFWVVYLGAFITLGAYGLYTWSVSKVPVAMAAAFINLIPVFTLLLAGLLLDERLNGWQWLACLLVLGGVMLSQSKRPATAA is encoded by the coding sequence ATGTTGCCCTATATCGCCTTGACCACGGCCATGCTGCTGTGGGCCAGTTCCTTCATCGCCCTGAAAATCGTGTTCCAGGTATTCGACCCGTTGTTCGTGCTGTTCTGCCGCATGGTGATCGCCACCGCGCTGCTGCTGCCGCTGATGGCGTGGCAGGGCTCGCGCTGGCACTACCGTGCCGGCGACTGGAAGTGGATCCTGCTGCTCGGCCTGTGCGAGCCGTGCCTGTATTTCCTGTTCGAGGCGCAGGCGCTGCTGTACACCAGCGCCTCGCAAGCCGGGCTGATCACCGCCACGCTGCCGGTGCTGGCCGCGCTGGGCGCACTGCTGTTCCTGCGCGAGCGGCTTGGCCAGCGTGCCTGGTGCGGCATCGCCATCTCGCTGCTGGGCGTGGCGTGGCTGACGCTGACCAGCGAATCCTCGGCCGCGGCGCCCAATCCGCTGCTGGGCAACACGCTGGAATTCCTGGCCATGGTCTGCGCCACCGGTTACGTGCTGATGGCGAAGAAGCTGTCCAGCCGCTATTCGGCGCTGGCGATTACCGCGATCCAGACGGTGATGGGCTGTGTCTGGTTCGGCATCAGCCTGTTGACGCCGTGGGCCAGCTGGCCGCAGGCGTTCCCGGCCGACGCGGTGTTCTGGGTGGTGTACCTCGGCGCCTTCATCACCCTTGGTGCCTACGGCCTGTACACCTGGTCGGTGTCCAAGGTGCCGGTGGCGATGGCGGCGGCGTTCATCAACCTGATCCCGGTGTTCACCCTGCTGCTGGCCGGCCTGTTGCTGGACGAGCGCCTCAACGGCTGGCAATGGCTGGCCTGCCTGCTGGTGCTGGGCGGGGTGATGCTGAGCCAGAGCAAGCGCCCTGCCACGGCGGCTTGA
- a CDS encoding LysR family transcriptional regulator, with the protein MKTTPTLSPDALLAFDALARHGSFTAAAEALHCAKSRISQLIKELEQELGTVLVLRNTRRVALTESGQRLAAHATRLRELLDSVRHDIEQARDSVEGVLRIGCSAGLAQQLLGPLLAEMAMLYPALRIELKVENRIQDPVGEGLDFTLRTRNVHDDRLVARPVGLVWEALYASPAYLAQHPAPASTEQLHQHRLISNAYYGKQGSEWRLACDDTSATLNICPSLVVDQYAVVSSIIQAGHGIGLLPSYMAKPLLEKGDIVAVLPQWRAAGWPVFLVFAYHQPMPRKHQAFISFIIPRLQAALDGI; encoded by the coding sequence ATGAAAACAACGCCTACCCTTTCGCCTGACGCGCTCCTAGCTTTCGACGCCCTCGCCCGCCACGGCAGTTTCACCGCCGCCGCCGAGGCGCTGCACTGCGCCAAGAGCCGCATCAGCCAGCTGATCAAGGAACTGGAGCAGGAACTGGGCACCGTGCTGGTGCTGCGCAATACCCGCCGCGTGGCGCTCACCGAAAGCGGCCAGCGCCTGGCCGCGCACGCCACCCGCCTGCGCGAACTGCTGGACAGCGTGCGTCACGACATCGAACAGGCGCGCGACAGCGTGGAAGGCGTGCTGCGCATCGGCTGCTCCGCCGGCCTCGCGCAACAGCTGCTGGGGCCGCTGCTGGCGGAGATGGCGATGCTGTACCCGGCGCTGCGCATCGAGCTGAAAGTGGAAAACCGCATCCAGGACCCGGTCGGCGAGGGGCTGGATTTTACCCTACGCACGCGCAATGTCCACGACGACCGGCTGGTGGCGCGCCCGGTGGGACTGGTGTGGGAGGCGCTGTACGCCAGCCCGGCCTACCTTGCGCAGCACCCGGCGCCGGCCAGCACCGAACAGCTGCACCAGCACCGCCTGATCAGCAATGCCTACTACGGCAAGCAGGGCAGCGAATGGCGGCTGGCCTGCGACGACACCAGCGCCACCCTCAACATCTGTCCGTCGCTAGTGGTGGACCAGTACGCAGTGGTGTCCAGCATCATCCAGGCCGGGCACGGCATCGGCCTGTTGCCCAGCTACATGGCCAAGCCGCTGCTGGAAAAAGGCGACATCGTCGCGGTGCTGCCGCAGTGGCGCGCCGCCGGCTGGCCGGTGTTCCTGGTGTTTGCCTACCACCAGCCGATGCCGCGCAAGCACCAGGCCTTCATCTCCTTCATCATCCCGCGGCTGCAGGCGGCGCTGGACGGGATTTGA
- a CDS encoding FAD-dependent monooxygenase, with protein MVEQADLFIVGGGMVGAALAAALADSGRRIVVLEQQAPAAFDPASAPDLRVSAISPASRQLLSAIGAWPYIEAMRSAPYQRMLVWENDEREGTLFDAAELGEAELGHIIENRIVQLACQQALAQHDNIELICPDLLQSLSEQGDHCLVTLGSGRQFAARLVVAADGAQSAARRLAGIGINSHDYPMHAFVATFAIEGGERDITWQQFTANGPQSLLPLPGDYASLVWYHQPARVRELETLSEAALIAAFQRKFPARLPVLRQLVSRGSFALTRRHAQHYHRGRVVLAGDAAHTIHPLAGQGVNLGFQDVQALSALLHEAFRLGQDPADPALLQRYQRQRMLPNHAMQRLMDAFCYGFGNSAPPLRLLRNLALKLANRPGRLKQEVVRYALGLSPLARGLRIALPGK; from the coding sequence ATGGTCGAACAAGCTGATCTGTTCATCGTCGGTGGCGGCATGGTCGGGGCGGCACTGGCCGCGGCGCTGGCCGACAGCGGCCGCCGCATCGTGGTGCTGGAGCAACAGGCGCCTGCCGCCTTCGATCCGGCCAGCGCGCCGGACTTGCGCGTGTCCGCCATCAGCCCGGCATCGCGGCAACTGCTGTCCGCCATCGGCGCCTGGCCGTATATCGAGGCGATGCGCAGCGCGCCGTACCAGCGCATGCTGGTGTGGGAAAACGACGAGCGCGAGGGCACGCTGTTCGATGCCGCCGAGCTGGGCGAGGCGGAACTGGGCCACATCATCGAGAACCGCATCGTGCAGCTGGCCTGCCAGCAGGCGCTGGCGCAGCATGACAATATCGAGCTGATCTGCCCCGACCTGCTGCAATCGCTGAGCGAACAGGGTGATCACTGCCTGGTGACGCTGGGCAGCGGTCGCCAGTTTGCCGCCAGGCTGGTGGTCGCTGCCGACGGCGCCCAGTCCGCCGCGCGCCGGCTGGCCGGCATCGGCATCAACAGTCACGACTACCCGATGCACGCCTTTGTCGCCACCTTCGCCATCGAGGGCGGCGAACGCGACATCACCTGGCAGCAATTCACCGCCAACGGCCCACAATCGCTGCTGCCGTTGCCCGGCGACTACGCCTCCCTGGTGTGGTATCACCAGCCGGCACGGGTACGCGAGCTGGAAACCCTCAGCGAAGCGGCACTGATCGCCGCCTTCCAGCGCAAATTCCCCGCCCGGCTACCGGTGCTGCGCCAGCTGGTCAGCCGCGGCAGCTTCGCCCTCACCCGCCGCCACGCGCAGCACTACCATCGCGGCCGCGTGGTGCTGGCCGGCGACGCTGCACACACCATCCACCCGCTGGCAGGACAGGGCGTCAACCTCGGCTTCCAGGATGTGCAGGCGCTGTCCGCGCTGCTGCACGAGGCCTTCCGCCTGGGGCAGGACCCGGCGGATCCGGCACTACTGCAACGCTACCAGCGCCAGCGCATGCTGCCCAACCACGCCATGCAGCGGCTGATGGATGCCTTCTGCTACGGCTTCGGCAACAGCGCCCCGCCGCTGCGCCTACTGCGCAATCTGGCGCTGAAGCTGGCCAACCGCCCCGGCAGGCTGAAACAGGAGGTGGTGCGCTACGCTCTGGGCCTATCACCGCTGGCACGCGGCCTGCGCATCGCCCTGCCCGGCAAATGA
- the rpmG gene encoding 50S ribosomal protein L33 encodes MRDKIKLESTAGTGHFYTTTKNKRTMPEKMEIKKFDPVARKHVLYKEIKLK; translated from the coding sequence ATGCGCGACAAGATCAAGCTGGAATCGACCGCAGGTACCGGTCATTTCTACACTACCACCAAGAACAAGCGTACGATGCCTGAGAAAATGGAGATCAAAAAGTTTGATCCCGTTGCTCGCAAGCATGTTCTGTACAAGGAAATCAAACTGAAGTAA
- the rpmB gene encoding 50S ribosomal protein L28, with product MARVCKVTGKRPMTGNNVSHANNKTKRRFLPNLQYRKFWVESENRWVRLRISNAALRTIDKVGIDAVLADLRARGEL from the coding sequence ATGGCGCGTGTTTGCAAAGTCACCGGCAAGCGTCCGATGACCGGGAACAATGTGTCCCACGCCAATAACAAGACTAAGCGTCGTTTTCTGCCTAACCTGCAATATCGCAAGTTCTGGGTAGAGAGCGAAAATCGTTGGGTGCGTCTGCGTATTTCTAACGCAGCACTGCGTACCATCGATAAGGTAGGCATCGACGCCGTTCTGGCCGACCTGCGTGCTCGCGGCGAGCTGTAA